In Clostridium sp., one DNA window encodes the following:
- the pstB gene encoding phosphate ABC transporter ATP-binding protein PstB yields the protein MYIVQTKDLDLYYGSVQALKKVNLDVEKNSVTALIGPSGCGKSTFLRTLNRMNDLISSVRIEGKVLFDEKDIYENYDIIELRKRVGMVFQSPNPFPMSIYDNVAYGPRIHGIKNKGKLDEIVENSLKGSAIWDEVKDRLDRNALGLSGGQQQRVCIARTLAVEPEVLLMDEPTSALDPISTLKIEELMDVLKKKYTVIIVTHNMQQAGRISDYTAFFLNGEIVEDGKTEDIFYKPQDKRTEDYITGRFG from the coding sequence ATGTATATAGTACAGACTAAGGATTTGGATTTGTATTACGGGAGTGTTCAAGCTCTTAAAAAAGTGAATCTGGATGTGGAAAAAAATTCGGTCACAGCATTGATAGGACCTTCAGGATGTGGAAAGTCAACATTTTTAAGAACTCTCAATAGAATGAATGATCTTATAAGTTCGGTGAGAATAGAGGGAAAAGTTTTATTTGATGAAAAAGATATATATGAGAATTATGATATAATAGAATTGAGAAAAAGAGTTGGTATGGTATTTCAAAGTCCTAATCCTTTCCCAATGTCAATATATGACAATGTTGCCTATGGTCCAAGGATACATGGAATAAAAAATAAAGGCAAACTGGATGAAATTGTAGAAAATAGTTTAAAAGGATCTGCTATATGGGATGAGGTCAAAGACAGACTGGACAGAAATGCCCTTGGATTGTCCGGAGGTCAACAGCAAAGAGTTTGTATAGCCAGGACTTTGGCTGTGGAACCCGAGGTATTGCTGATGGATGAACCAACATCTGCCCTGGACCCTATATCAACCTTGAAAATAGAAGAGCTTATGGATGTGCTCAAGAAAAAGTATACTGTCATAATCGTAACTCATAATATGCAGCAGGCAGGGAGAATATCGGATTATACCGCTTTTTTCCTAAATGGAGAAATAGTTGAAGATGGAAAAACTGAAGATATATTTTATAAACCGCAGGATAAGAGAACGGAGGATTATATAACTGGAAGATTTGGCTAA